A DNA window from Zonotrichia albicollis isolate bZonAlb1 chromosome 2, bZonAlb1.hap1, whole genome shotgun sequence contains the following coding sequences:
- the GPR12 gene encoding G-protein coupled receptor 12 translates to MNEDLKVNLSWLPQDHVEASSTENASAAGSSLVPAVDPEPELLVNPWDIVLCTSGTLISCENAIVVLIIFHNPSLRAPMFLLIGSLALADLLAGIGLIINFVFAYLLQSEATKLVTIGLIVASFSASVGSLLAITVDRYLSLYYALTYNSERTVTFTYVMLILLWGASICIGLLPVMGWNCLRDESTCSVIRPLTKNNAAVLSVSFLLMFALMLQLYIQICKIVMRHAHQIALQHHFLATSHYVTTRKGVSTLAIILGTFAACWMPFTLYSLIADYTYPSIYTYATLLPATYNSIINPVIYAFRNQEIQKALWLVCCGCIPSNLSQRARSPSDV, encoded by the coding sequence ATGAATGAAGATCTGAAGGTTAATTTGAGCTGGCTGCCTCAGGATCATGTAGAAGCCAGCTCTACAGAGAATGCCTCAGCTGCAGGCTCCTCCCTGGTTCCTGCCGTAGACCCTGAGCCAGAGCTTTTGGTAAACCCCTGGGACATTGTCTTGTGTACTTCAGGGACCCTTATCTCCTGCGAAAATGCCATTGTGGTTCTGATCATTTTCCATAATCCCAGTCTTCGCGCCCCCATGTTCCTCCTGATAGGCAGCCTGGCGCTGGCAGATCTCTTAGCAGGCATTGGATTGATCATCAATTTTGTTTTTGCCTACCTTCTGCAGTCAGAAGCTACGAAACTGGTTACGATTGGACTGATTGTTGCCTCTTTCTCAGCATCTGTTGGCAGCTTGCTGGCTATCACTGTTGATCGTTACCTCTCCCTGTATTATGCTCTGACTTACAATTCAGAGAGGACTGTCACTTTTACCTATGTCATGCTTATATTGCTCTGGGGAGCATCTATCTGTATTGGACTGCTGCCTGTGATGGGCTGGAACTGCCTCAGAGATGAATCCACCTGCAGTGTTATCAGACCACTCACTAAAAATAATGCAGCTGTCCTTTCGGTCTCTTTCTTGCTTATGTTTGCCCTCATGCTGCAGCTCTACATTCAGATCTGTAAAATCGTGATGCGCCATGCCCATCAGATTGCCTTGCAACACCATTTCCTGGCCACTTCCCACTATGTGACCACCCGAAAAGGAGTGTCTACTTTGGCCATTATTTTGGGGACCTTTGCAGCTTGCTGGATGCCTTTTACTCTCTATTCTTTAATAGCAGATTACACCTATCCTTCTATATACACCTATGCCACCCTCCTGCCAGCCACCTACAATTCCATCATCAATCCTGTAATATATGCTTTTAGAAACCAGGAGATACAGAAAGCACTTTGGCTCGTCTGTTGTGGCTGTATTCCTTCTAACCTGTCTCAGAGGGCAAGATCACCCAGTGATGTCTGA